From the bacterium genome, the window ATCCCATGCACCACTGAAAGCCCGAGCCCGGTTCCGTCGCCAACAGCCTTGGTCGAGAAAAACGGTTCAAATACCCGCTCCAGGTGCTCGGACGGAATGCCACACCCGGTATCCTGAACGGAAAACCGTAACCATCCCTCCGGTGCGCCGACTCCCTCGGGGTGCGCGACCTGTTCCGGCTCCTCCAGGCGCAGGGTCATGACGCCGCATCTGTCACGCATGGCGTGGCAGGCATTTGTGCCCAGATTCATAATGATCTGCTGGAACTGTACCGGGTCAGTCAGGATCACATCGTGTTTCGTTTTTATCTCCAGCGCGATGTGGATGGTGACAGGCAGAGTGGCGCGAAGCAGGGCGCATGTTTCCTTGATAATTGGCGTAACGGCGACGGCGACATGCTCCTGCTCAGTCTGCCGGCTGAAAATCAGCAGTTGTCTGACCAGTTCCGAAGAATGGCGGCTGGCCGTCATGATTTGCTTCAAATCCCCGCAGAGCACCTGATTGTTTTCCGCCTGCTTCAGTGCCATTGCGGCGAAACCCGTGATGGCAAAGAGCATATTGTTGAAATCATGTGCAATACCACCGGCCAGGGTTCCAATGGCTGCCATTTTCTGAGCCTGCCGCAATTGCTGCTCGCTTTGCCGTAATGCCATTTCGGACTCTTTGCGGGCGGAGATGTCGCGGATGACGCTTAACAGCACTTCTTCGCCGGCGATCTGAACCCCCCTGGAACTGATTTCGACGGGAAGCAGGACGCCATCTTTGCGTTTATGCCAGGTCTCGAAAAGAACGCCGCT encodes:
- a CDS encoding PAS domain S-box protein; translated protein: MSSDLLAHHTHPVETALLARELQYQTMLDSALDGFWVIDLQGRILDCNQACCELLGYDKTELLQHTIFDVAGEGAKEKFLARALRIVALGRERFETLHRRSDGRLIELEVSAHYVPHLDGRIYAFLHDITARKQAEEVQSRYALILQHARDAFLLITLDGRIIEANEAAQTLYHYTREQLLGLKIRDLRPDEAPEVIRHQMAEALASGVLFETWHKRKDGVLLPVEISSRGVQIAGEEVLLSVIRDISARKESEMALRQSEQQLRQAQKMAAIGTLAGGIAHDFNNMLFAITGFAAMALKQAENNQVLCGDLKQIMTASRHSSELVRQLLIFSRQTEQEHVAVAVTPIIKETCALLRATLPVTIHIALEIKTKHDVILTDPVQFQQIIMNLGTNACHAMRDRCGVMTLRLEEPEQVAHPEGVGAPEGWLRFSVQDTGCGIPSEHLERVFEPFFSTKAVGDGTGLGLSVVHGIVTASNGFIEVESTVEHGSTFKVYLPLLAATASSVASKP